A single window of Chloracidobacterium sp. DNA harbors:
- a CDS encoding CHAT domain-containing protein, protein MNLVEFARKLVESPAESRQLILLAQPASPAQMAAALQEICYEAWTHDPQKVASVVDVLDELATVSGEKVVSAYASWARGISCLVDGRLESAIERINESEAVFMSLEMTGLAAGTQTGKLYALAMLGRYEEAVQCGVSAREIFVEHNDQYSAGKIEHNIGNLFWRRDLYRESEPFLESAHQRFTLIGDQRQLAMVENCQAFVHSLQNRFRDAERLYSQALTRAESLGLTVTAAEIETGLSNLYLLEGKYDLALKYMECSRQKYDSLGMPAQSVNCELEIADIYLELNLLNEATACYGRCEKNYTELGMQAELARCLKNQAVALFRSGQIATAQQKLELAEVLFDREGNDVSLASVNLAKAAIELDLGEFELAEANVKTALDAFRRGENFRLELNARWLLGEIMRSSGRDAESLLELQNTLQAATGNSRQVEYLCRTSIGRLTKDPTHFEAAVEIVELSRSSLNCDELRTSFFADRLLPYEGLVEICLAERDYLSAFRWHERSRGRSLADGVRSHDDTESSKQMLVIREELNWLHARLNRSSLSGAEERKQIGELRQLTARRENEYAELRRRTFSSNETAMSSGTNVDIRRLQEQLGDSTFVEFASIAGRITAFIVTSDGFEAVANYADENKINELIRQYLFQLNTGRIIDRLSPASRRMAQERADRIGHLLYQELLGPLGNLTEKGQLILSPAGMMHRLPFGALMKDGRYLTESQIVSYAPSASILSRCLEMASADTRSALVIGVPSITTPLVAAEIEAVSSYFEKHQLLFGSDATVEGVKANILGSGVIHLACHGKYRADNPRFSSLVLDCEELFANDIEDLPLAGCLVVLSSCDSGINEIVRGEEMIGLTRSFFAAGAGSLVMSLWRVNDGITTKLMTSFYRHLRAGNGVQSSLRSSQLELLDGGLHPYFWTPFIVSGRP, encoded by the coding sequence ATGAACTTGGTCGAATTTGCCCGAAAACTTGTCGAATCTCCGGCAGAGAGCCGGCAATTGATTTTGCTCGCTCAGCCCGCGAGTCCCGCCCAGATGGCGGCGGCACTTCAGGAAATTTGTTACGAGGCTTGGACACACGACCCGCAAAAAGTAGCATCCGTCGTCGATGTGCTTGATGAATTGGCGACGGTTTCGGGCGAAAAAGTCGTTAGTGCTTATGCTAGTTGGGCTCGAGGCATTAGTTGTTTGGTCGACGGACGGCTCGAATCAGCGATCGAGCGGATCAATGAATCCGAGGCAGTCTTTATGTCGCTGGAGATGACCGGACTTGCCGCGGGAACGCAAACAGGCAAACTGTATGCCTTGGCGATGCTCGGTCGATACGAAGAGGCGGTCCAGTGCGGCGTGTCCGCCCGCGAGATATTTGTCGAACACAACGATCAATACTCTGCCGGCAAGATCGAACACAATATCGGCAATCTGTTTTGGCGACGAGACCTCTACCGGGAATCCGAACCGTTTCTCGAATCCGCCCACCAACGGTTTACTTTGATCGGCGACCAGAGGCAGCTTGCTATGGTCGAAAATTGTCAGGCATTTGTGCATTCCCTTCAAAATCGATTTCGCGATGCTGAGCGACTATATAGCCAAGCCCTGACCCGTGCGGAATCACTCGGGCTGACCGTCACAGCGGCGGAGATCGAAACCGGCCTTAGCAATCTCTACCTGCTGGAGGGAAAGTATGACCTTGCACTCAAATATATGGAGTGTTCGAGGCAGAAGTACGATTCGCTCGGGATGCCCGCGCAGTCGGTAAATTGTGAATTGGAGATCGCAGACATATATCTCGAACTAAATCTGCTCAACGAAGCGACAGCTTGCTATGGCCGCTGTGAAAAAAACTATACGGAGTTAGGTATGCAGGCAGAACTTGCCCGGTGCCTTAAAAACCAGGCGGTTGCCCTTTTTCGTTCCGGACAAATCGCAACGGCGCAGCAGAAATTGGAACTCGCTGAAGTGCTTTTTGATCGAGAAGGCAATGACGTATCGTTGGCGTCGGTCAATTTGGCCAAAGCAGCGATCGAACTTGATCTTGGCGAATTTGAACTGGCCGAAGCTAATGTCAAGACGGCTCTTGACGCGTTTCGTCGCGGTGAGAATTTTCGGCTCGAACTTAATGCCCGTTGGCTATTGGGCGAGATCATGCGATCTTCCGGGCGAGATGCCGAATCACTCCTTGAATTGCAAAATACGCTTCAGGCGGCAACCGGAAACTCAAGGCAGGTCGAGTACCTTTGCAGAACGTCGATAGGGCGATTAACCAAAGATCCGACGCATTTCGAGGCTGCAGTCGAAATCGTGGAATTGTCACGCTCATCACTGAATTGCGACGAACTGAGAACATCATTCTTTGCTGACAGGCTCTTGCCATATGAGGGTTTAGTTGAGATCTGTCTTGCTGAGCGAGACTATTTGTCAGCATTTCGATGGCACGAGAGATCTCGCGGCCGCTCGCTTGCCGACGGAGTCCGCTCGCATGACGATACCGAAAGTAGCAAACAAATGCTTGTGATCCGCGAGGAGTTGAACTGGCTCCACGCTCGGCTAAACCGAAGTTCGCTGTCTGGGGCTGAGGAGCGAAAGCAGATCGGCGAATTGCGTCAATTGACCGCTCGCCGCGAAAACGAATATGCCGAGCTTCGGCGACGAACATTTTCAAGCAATGAAACGGCTATGTCCTCGGGCACAAATGTTGACATTCGCCGATTACAAGAACAACTTGGCGATTCGACTTTTGTCGAATTCGCTTCGATCGCTGGCCGGATCACCGCATTTATTGTGACGAGTGATGGGTTCGAAGCGGTCGCTAATTACGCCGACGAAAATAAGATAAATGAGCTAATTCGGCAGTATCTGTTTCAGTTAAATACCGGCAGGATCATCGACAGGCTCTCACCTGCAAGTCGTCGAATGGCTCAGGAGCGAGCGGATAGGATCGGCCATCTATTGTATCAAGAGTTGCTTGGTCCGCTGGGCAACCTGACGGAAAAAGGTCAACTGATACTTTCTCCGGCAGGAATGATGCATCGACTGCCTTTCGGAGCTCTGATGAAAGACGGGCGATATCTGACCGAATCCCAAATCGTTTCGTACGCGCCAAGTGCTTCAATTCTTAGCCGGTGCCTTGAAATGGCGTCCGCGGATACGCGAAGTGCTTTAGTGATCGGTGTGCCGAGTATAACGACGCCCTTGGTGGCTGCTGAAATTGAGGCCGTTTCGTCGTATTTCGAAAAGCATCAATTGCTTTTCGGCTCCGATGCCACGGTCGAAGGCGTGAAGGCCAATATTCTGGGGAGCGGAGTCATTCACCTTGCGTGCCACGGAAAGTACAGAGCGGACAATCCGCGTTTTTCATCTTTGGTGTTGGATTGCGAAGAGTTATTTGCTAACGATATCGAGGACCTCCCTCTTGCGGGCTGCTTGGTCGTATTGAGTTCGTGCGACAGCGGAATCAATGAGATCGTCCGCGGCGAGGAGATGATTGGACTTACACGTTCATTTTTTGCGGCCGGCGCCGGTTCGCTGGTGATGAGTCTTTGGCGAGTTAATGACGGGATAACCACCAAGCTAATGACGTCATTTTACAGGCATCTTCGTGCCGGGAATGGAGTCCAATCGTCGCTTCGCTCATCCCAACTGGAGTTGCTCGACGGGGGCTTGCATCCCTATTTTTGGACACCGTTCATAGTGTCCGGCCGGCCATAA
- a CDS encoding S8 family serine peptidase: protein MRPKLFSKFSSILVLILAVFIGTGNGQDDLSPVSNNEIIVKLGQAGDIQAILTQYGLSLPQHGQIGNKPIFRLRATQGITVSELIPLLLADPLHRVVLAEPNYTVGSPNVSNLPWSLGGSWSIGGSWSIGSGVKGYSVQWMRSRVNLDVAHAVNRGQNIKIAVIDTGIDVQHPLFAGKLLPGYDFVDRDHDPSEVGLPHVGAFGHGTHVSGIIAMVAPAAKIIPIRILDQDGMGDIWRLANALIFAANPDGDNATDDGADIINLSLGTTQQAPLIRKILDAITNDGRNSDDPDLPMIVHPGILVVASAGNTGNNTRIYPAAENDLHGLIAVGASTAADTVASFSTRGSWVELMAPGERIVSSVPGGRYGVWRGTSMAAPVVAGISALVRSRFSSMSPNAVFEHLRSTAATCNGAITRRVDAGEAVTNNP from the coding sequence ATGAGACCTAAGTTATTTAGTAAGTTTTCGTCCATACTGGTATTGATTCTGGCGGTCTTTATCGGAACCGGCAACGGGCAAGATGACCTATCGCCGGTCTCAAACAATGAGATTATTGTAAAGCTAGGCCAGGCCGGAGATATTCAAGCGATCTTGACCCAATACGGGCTGTCGCTTCCGCAGCACGGGCAGATTGGCAACAAACCGATTTTTAGATTACGTGCAACTCAGGGTATTACTGTTAGCGAATTAATACCCCTGCTTCTGGCAGATCCGCTTCACCGTGTGGTGTTGGCTGAACCAAATTACACCGTCGGGTCTCCGAATGTAAGCAATTTACCCTGGAGTCTCGGCGGATCGTGGAGCATCGGCGGATCGTGGAGTATCGGTTCAGGCGTTAAGGGTTATTCCGTTCAGTGGATGCGCAGCCGGGTCAACCTCGATGTCGCTCACGCTGTGAACCGTGGACAAAATATCAAGATTGCGGTTATCGATACCGGAATCGACGTTCAACACCCTTTGTTTGCCGGAAAATTATTGCCTGGTTACGATTTTGTTGACCGCGACCACGATCCGTCTGAGGTTGGACTTCCGCATGTTGGAGCATTCGGCCACGGTACACATGTTTCTGGAATAATTGCGATGGTAGCCCCTGCAGCGAAAATAATCCCGATCCGGATATTGGATCAGGACGGAATGGGCGACATCTGGCGATTGGCCAACGCACTGATCTTTGCCGCAAACCCCGATGGCGACAACGCAACGGACGATGGTGCGGACATTATTAATCTAAGTCTTGGCACCACGCAGCAGGCACCACTGATCCGCAAGATACTTGACGCGATAACAAATGATGGACGCAATTCGGATGATCCGGACCTGCCGATGATCGTCCATCCAGGTATATTGGTCGTCGCCTCGGCCGGTAATACCGGCAACAACACACGCATCTATCCTGCCGCCGAAAATGACCTGCACGGGCTTATCGCCGTCGGTGCCAGTACGGCCGCCGACACCGTAGCCAGCTTTTCGACGCGCGGGTCATGGGTCGAACTTATGGCACCGGGTGAACGAATCGTAAGTTCCGTTCCGGGCGGCCGTTACGGTGTCTGGCGAGGCACGTCGATGGCAGCACCCGTCGTTGCTGGAATTTCAGCATTAGTCCGGAGTCGATTTTCGTCGATGTCGCCGAACGCAGTCTTCGAGCACTTACGTTCAACCGCAGCGACGTGCAACGGTGCGATCACCCGTCGAGTAGACGCAGGTGAAGCC